Proteins from a genomic interval of Terriglobales bacterium:
- a CDS encoding exodeoxyribonuclease VII small subunit — protein sequence MPKFEECLQRLEKIVDELERGDIALEQALKLFEEGVQLSNSCRKELEEAEGKVEILLKQNGKMQAESFEALADKAETRK from the coding sequence TTGCCGAAATTTGAGGAGTGTCTGCAGAGGCTGGAGAAGATCGTTGACGAACTCGAACGCGGCGATATTGCTCTGGAGCAGGCCCTCAAGCTTTTCGAAGAAGGAGTGCAATTGTCGAACTCCTGCCGGAAGGAACTCGAAGAGGCCGAAGGCAAGGTTGAGATCCTGCTGAAGCAAAACGGCAAAATGCAGGCAGAGTCGTTCGAAGCTCTGGCTGATAAAGCAGAAACCAGGAAGTAA
- a CDS encoding cytochrome c oxidase subunit 3: MADTVVEHALERPYEPSLFGTYSKKIGMWLFLLSDSLTFGALLFAYTYGRISNPDWPTPFHSGSIINATVMTGFLLTSSLTMVMAVSAASFNNRKAAIGWLLATMFCGTMFIVLHLREWMGLISEGMTPMKNPWGAPQFGGTFFTLTGLHMAHVTIGVIYLGIIAIRTGSKYFKPEDVEVSGLYWHFVDLVWMFIFPMVYLMSTKIT; the protein is encoded by the coding sequence ATGGCGGATACTGTAGTGGAGCATGCTTTGGAACGGCCATATGAGCCGTCTTTATTCGGGACCTACTCGAAAAAGATCGGCATGTGGCTGTTTCTGCTCTCCGATTCATTGACCTTTGGAGCCCTGCTTTTTGCCTACACCTACGGGCGCATCTCCAACCCCGACTGGCCCACTCCCTTCCACTCCGGCAGCATCATCAATGCCACCGTGATGACTGGTTTCCTGCTTACCAGCTCGCTGACCATGGTCATGGCCGTCTCCGCCGCCAGCTTTAATAACCGGAAGGCCGCCATCGGATGGCTGCTCGCCACTATGTTCTGCGGAACTATGTTTATCGTTCTGCACCTGCGCGAGTGGATGGGATTGATCTCCGAAGGCATGACCCCAATGAAGAACCCCTGGGGCGCTCCACAATTTGGAGGGACTTTCTTCACACTCACCGGGTTGCATATGGCACATGTCACCATCGGGGTGATCTATCTCGGAATCATCGCGATTCGCACCGGCAGCAAGTATTTCAAACCGGAAGATGTGGAAGTCAGCGGCTTATACTGGCACTTCGTAGACCTGGTCTGGATGTTCATCTTTCCCATGGTCTACCTGATGTCTACCAAGATTACATAG
- a CDS encoding cbb3-type cytochrome c oxidase subunit I: MANSNGHGAGAAMHVHAAPTGFIRKYIFSKDHKVIGLQYFFLALTAVWVGMILSLFMRIHLVWPNLQIPFFGDIKPEGYLTLLTMHGTIMVFFVLTTAPQGGFGNYFLPIQIGAPDMAFPTLNMLSFWTTFLAFVALIAAFFVSGGAPLGGWTAYAPLSAIPLAGPGQGTGMDLWITSIALFCIASLLGALNFITTTLDLRARGMTLMRMPLTCWSWFVTAILGLLAFGVLLAAGVLLLLDRNVGTSFFVPGGLNVSGVVIKHKGGSPLLWQHLFWFFGHPEVYIAILPGMGVTSQVLSTFSRKPIFGYKAMVYAMMGIGILGFVVWGHHMFMSGMSPYSAFAFSFMTMAIGVPSAIKTFNWLGTLWKGKIRFMTPMLFAIGFVSLFVSGGLSGPFLAQPALDIPLHDTFFVVAHFHLIMGVAAIFGIFAATYYWFPKMFGRMMNETLGRIHFFLTFIGTYAIFMPMHYEGLAGRPRRYSSLDVVQFLHPLKPVEFFITLAAILTIAAQFIFLFNLLWSMFKGKKASDNPWEATTLEWTTATPPPHDNFAGKIPVVNNGPYEYGVPGAAKDYIMQTDPAVPVAKH; this comes from the coding sequence ATGGCGAACAGCAATGGTCACGGGGCGGGAGCTGCTATGCACGTGCACGCGGCGCCCACCGGGTTCATCCGCAAATATATTTTCAGCAAAGACCACAAGGTCATCGGGCTGCAGTATTTCTTCCTGGCGCTGACGGCGGTATGGGTGGGCATGATCCTCTCGCTGTTTATGCGCATTCACTTGGTGTGGCCCAATCTGCAGATTCCTTTCTTTGGTGACATCAAGCCTGAGGGCTATCTCACGCTGCTGACCATGCACGGCACCATCATGGTGTTTTTCGTGCTAACCACAGCGCCGCAGGGCGGCTTCGGAAATTATTTCCTTCCGATTCAGATCGGTGCCCCTGACATGGCGTTCCCCACGCTGAACATGCTGTCGTTCTGGACAACCTTCCTGGCCTTTGTCGCGCTCATCGCGGCCTTCTTCGTGTCAGGAGGTGCCCCGCTCGGCGGATGGACCGCCTATGCTCCGCTCAGTGCGATTCCGCTGGCTGGACCCGGCCAGGGCACGGGCATGGATCTGTGGATCACGAGCATCGCGCTGTTCTGCATCGCTTCCCTGCTGGGCGCTCTGAATTTCATCACCACCACGCTGGATCTGCGTGCGAGAGGTATGACGCTGATGCGCATGCCGCTCACTTGTTGGTCCTGGTTCGTGACCGCGATTCTCGGCCTGCTGGCTTTTGGGGTTTTACTAGCCGCGGGCGTCCTGCTGTTATTGGATCGCAATGTGGGAACCAGCTTCTTTGTGCCCGGTGGACTGAACGTTAGTGGCGTCGTCATCAAGCATAAAGGCGGTTCGCCGCTGCTGTGGCAGCACCTGTTCTGGTTTTTCGGCCATCCCGAGGTTTACATCGCCATCCTGCCCGGGATGGGTGTGACCTCACAGGTCCTCTCGACCTTCTCGCGCAAGCCGATCTTCGGCTACAAGGCCATGGTCTACGCCATGATGGGTATCGGTATCCTGGGCTTTGTGGTCTGGGGGCACCACATGTTCATGAGTGGCATGAGCCCCTACTCGGCATTCGCCTTCAGCTTCATGACCATGGCGATCGGCGTACCCTCGGCAATCAAAACATTTAACTGGCTGGGAACGCTGTGGAAGGGCAAGATCCGCTTCATGACGCCGATGCTGTTTGCCATCGGCTTCGTTTCCCTGTTTGTATCCGGCGGATTGAGCGGGCCGTTCCTCGCACAACCCGCACTGGATATTCCGCTGCACGACACGTTTTTTGTGGTGGCTCACTTCCACTTGATCATGGGTGTTGCCGCCATCTTCGGGATCTTTGCGGCTACCTATTACTGGTTCCCGAAGATGTTCGGCCGAATGATGAATGAGACGCTGGGAAGAATTCATTTCTTCCTGACCTTCATCGGCACCTACGCCATCTTCATGCCCATGCACTACGAGGGGCTCGCCGGACGTCCGCGCCGCTATTCGTCACTGGATGTGGTGCAGTTCCTGCATCCTTTGAAGCCCGTTGAGTTCTTCATTACCCTCGCGGCGATTCTGACCATTGCGGCTCAGTTCATCTTCTTGTTCAATCTGTTGTGGAGCATGTTCAAAGGCAAGAAGGCATCCGACAACCCCTGGGAAGCGACAACATTAGAGTGGACCACTGCCACTCCTCCGCCGCACGACAACTTTGCGGGGAAGATCCCAGTGGTAAACAATGGTCCCTATGAGTACGGGGTGCCGGGCGCCGCGAAGGATTACATAATGCAGACCGATCCCGCGGTTCCCGTGGCCAAACACTAG
- a CDS encoding cytochrome C oxidase subunit IV family protein — protein MASEDAVIAQVEDAHRHHSKTPFYVVWISLLVLTGMEVMLAYQQLSPVRMLSFLMALSIVKAALIIAWFMHMKYEMPRMRRIIMISGVVCLCLMCIFFPDAYRILKLGAQ, from the coding sequence ATGGCAAGCGAAGACGCGGTGATTGCGCAGGTAGAAGATGCCCATCGGCATCATTCGAAAACGCCTTTTTACGTAGTCTGGATTTCGCTGCTGGTTCTTACCGGGATGGAAGTCATGCTGGCCTATCAGCAGCTATCGCCGGTGCGTATGCTCAGCTTCCTGATGGCGTTATCGATCGTGAAAGCTGCGCTGATCATTGCCTGGTTCATGCACATGAAGTATGAGATGCCCCGCATGCGCCGCATCATCATGATCTCCGGGGTAGTCTGCTTGTGCCTGATGTGCATCTTCTTCCCCGACGCATACCGGATCCTGAAACTAGGTGCTCAATGA
- a CDS encoding cytochrome c oxidase subunit 3 translates to MSTFSSTITEPKPRIGGGGGGPISRYPGGGGGGGRGDNAPDFGETLRRYRLGLAVGLAAVLMLFVSFTSAYIVRQGLGTWDSQTQTYVNDWRPLSLPMGLLMINTFFILAASFTIEMARRSAFQAAVIAPVVAIPGIAAGKRTSIPWLQLTLLLGFAFLIGQWMAWKELARRGFYLASNPSSSFFYVLTGMHGLHLIGGLIALLYAATMVTFRTRALERRRIIVDITAWYWHFMALLWLYIFALLKFEA, encoded by the coding sequence ATGTCGACATTCAGTTCAACCATTACGGAACCGAAGCCACGGATCGGTGGTGGCGGCGGAGGCCCGATCTCACGCTATCCCGGCGGAGGTGGCGGCGGCGGGCGCGGCGACAATGCCCCCGATTTTGGCGAGACCCTGCGGCGCTACCGCCTGGGTCTTGCCGTAGGACTCGCGGCCGTCCTCATGCTCTTTGTCTCCTTCACCAGCGCGTATATCGTTCGTCAGGGCCTTGGAACCTGGGATTCGCAAACGCAGACCTACGTCAACGATTGGCGGCCGCTCAGCCTGCCCATGGGCCTGCTGATGATCAACACCTTCTTTATTCTGGCTGCCAGCTTCACCATTGAGATGGCCCGCAGAAGCGCCTTTCAGGCGGCGGTGATCGCTCCTGTGGTGGCTATCCCTGGAATCGCGGCCGGGAAGCGGACCTCCATTCCCTGGCTGCAGCTCACGCTGCTTTTGGGTTTCGCATTTCTCATCGGGCAGTGGATGGCCTGGAAGGAGCTGGCACGGCGCGGCTTCTATCTCGCAAGCAATCCCAGCAGTTCATTCTTCTATGTTCTGACCGGAATGCACGGCCTGCACCTGATAGGAGGCTTGATCGCCCTGCTCTACGCAGCGACAATGGTGACGTTCCGCACACGAGCCCTGGAGCGCCGGCGCATCATCGTGGACATCACCGCCTGGTATTGGCACTTCATGGCTCTGTTGTGGCTTTATATTTTCGCGCTGTTGAAGTTCGAAGCTTGA